A window from Purpureocillium takamizusanense chromosome 3, complete sequence encodes these proteins:
- the dna2 gene encoding DNA helicase (EggNog:ENOG503NVHU~COG:L), with the protein MPLQKSYSERVGLSKNRQPWQRSHSHPVNLQTPRGKLPPVSETTKNKLSKFQYQPSDDAGSGGEDQPAGAIGGEASSKTTPLTRLNWRDLVEPSTAAAPEEQADTSPNDKIMWNNREDPAYRGILSPVMARKRKRARSSSPTSSPLANPNTPAVNVEKLTRALKSPHADPTLELWDRYSLKPELKQGAGSPSGAVNPALAQLMISSSPKPAREALVPRLESNLRRAVSCGVAGTKRRKVEKSKLGSQSSSQQRELEAASKSSLVTALLDTVNGNCQGPAQEHQTPAASPSPRRMPRPAAESPCRAAGVTDPASSDYGDDDFDEDTFIELEAAINSTQAATLTAAPTRDAPVAPKGSGFHKTADQFDDLDDDIFDEGPAAAPGRGLTTPRSARTKPPGSPGDDFGDDFDGDIDFDAVELAATQTMQQHHQPSTSQKAKTIQRYLVTSVLEGEYVDQYDNARPEKILIIQADTSKAVKTVHLRGSWFDTPAHAESYVHVIGDFSLRGQCIIDDAQNLLILHPDQLVSATVVADSFGCMRRAVLQDRVKATSEASPPLVYGTILHEIFQEALLANQWDLPYLAKLIDRITEKHVEDLYTIKVGMPSAREHLQSKMTELSYWAKTFVSSQPQTDAMVEDRNGKKANMAITKLLDVEEHVWSPMYGLKGNIDATVEVIMVDGKQKKTLTVPFEVKTGKHANSNHMAQTALYTLLLSDRYDIEIACGILYYMETSKTMRIPAVRHELRHMIMQRNQLACYIRERSVQLPPMLKSKHMCGRCYAKTSCFTYHRLADDGDGESSGMGEKFDEVVKHLTPTHQEFFIKWENLLTKEEKESQKTKRELWTMTSVEREKKSRCFADVIIEEGSASVDTDNPRINRFHYTFVKREHPAGFSFLESELAVGEPIVVSDEDGHFALAIGYVTAVRRQRISVAVDRRLHNARIRQPGFDEADNQVFASIMDVAAEGAPADQTQGKIKEPPIRYRLDQDEFSNGMATVRNNLVQMMANDVPTAPRIRSLIVDLAAPRFKTAPTQYTISDQGSLNVDQKRAIEKVMSAEDYALVLGMPGTGKTTTIAHIIRALVSQGKTVLLTSHTHTAVDNILLKLKTDRIPILRLGAPAKVHPEVQDFAHLAGQPKKTFEEIKEAWHGTPVVATTCLGINHPVFLERSFDYCIVDEASQITLPICAGPIRMAKAFVLVGDHNQLPPVVRNEEAREGGLDVSLFKLLSDAHPQSVVNLEHQYRMCEDIMTLSNTLIYEGRLRCGYDALRRRKLEVPRIGALSHVHYDAASASLPGTPRSFCTGPAAAVATRCWLHDLVDGEARVRFVNTDTIRPLVREEAQGKRIVNPAEVRIVSQLVESLLTAGVPASEVGVMTHYRAQLSRLRDRLRGAAGAVEMHTTDRFQGRDKEVVVLSLVRSNEAGSIGDLLKDWRRINVAFTRAKTKLLVVGSLGTLKGSGREEKNMLSRFVALMEERDWVYDLPPDALDSHRFDELGTQPACRSPPKRPSQQQQQQQPKKVTTNHKTTTTTTTTTGAYGGGSQQDKENRRPSPKKARIGERALLRGKLITRDILNEMTNGAY; encoded by the exons ATGCCGCTGCAGAAGTCCTACTCTGAGCGTGTCGGGCTGAGCAAG aACCGACAGCCGTGGCAGCGATCACACAGCCACCCCGTCAACCTGCAAACACCAAGGGGCAAACTGCCGCCCGTGTCCGAGACGACCAAGAACAAGCTCAGCAAGTTCCAATACCAGCCCTCCGATGATGCCGGGTCAGGAGGCGAGGaccagccggcgggcgccatAGGTGGCGAGGCCTCCTCCAAGACCACGCCCCTGACGAGGCTCAATTGGCGGGACCTCGTGGAGCCGAGtacggcagcagcgccagaaGAGCAGGCCGACACGTCCCCCAACGACAAGATCATGTGGAACAACCGCGAGGACCCTGCCTACAGGGGCATCCTGtcgcccgtcatggcccGCAAGCGCAAGCGTGCGcgaagctcgtcgccgacatctTCGCCCCTGGCAAACCCCAACACGCCCGCCGTAAACGTCGAGAAGCTCACAAGGGCCCTAAAGTCGCCGCACGCCGACCCAACCCTCGAGCTATGGGACCGCTACTCGCTCAAGCCCGAGCTCAAGCAAGGCGCGGGGTCGCCGAGCGGCGCCGTGAACCcggccctcgcgcagctGATGATTTCGTCGTCACCGAAGCCGGCGAGAGAAGCGCTTGTGCCGCGCCTTGAAAGCAACCTCAGGCGAGCCGTCAGCTGCGGCGTGGCCGGGACGAAAAGGCGAAAGGTCGAAAAGTCGAAGCTCGGAAgccagagcagcagccagcagagGGAACTCGAGGCCGCGTCCAAGTCGTCGCTCGTCACCGCGCTGCTCGACACTGTCAATGGGAACTGCCAAGGCCCCGCGCAGGAGCAccagacgccggcggcgtcgccatcgccaagacGAATGCCGCGCCCCGCGGCCGAGTCTCCTTGccgggccgcgggcgtcacgGACCCCGCGTCGTCCGactacggcgacgacgatttCGATGAAGACACTTTcatcgagctcgaggccgccataAACAGTACCCAAGCGGCGACATTGACAGCCGCTCCGACGAGAGATGCTCCAGTGGCTCCAAAGGGTTCGGGATTCCACAAGACAGCGGACCAGTTCGACGacttggacgacgacatctTTGACGAGGGCCCTGCGGCTGCGCCCGGGCGAGGACTCACAACCCCAAGGTCGGCTAGGACGAAACCCCCAGGCAGTCCGGGAGACGACTTTGGAGACGACTTTGACGGCGACATCGActttgacgccgtcgagctcgccgcaACGCAAACCATGCAACAACACCATCAGCCCTCA ACTAGCCAAAAGGCCAAGACCATTCAGCGATACTTAGTGACGAGCGTTTTAGAGGGCGAATACGTCGACCAGTACGACAACGCGCGTCCGGAAAAG ATCCTCATCATCCAGGCCGACACATCCAAGGCTGTCAAGACGGTGCATCTGCGAGGCTCGTGGTTTGATACGCCCGCGCACGCCGAGTCGTACGTGCACGTCATCGGCGACTTTTCGCTCAGGGGCCAGtgcatcatcgacgacgcccagaaCCTCCTCATCTTGCACCCCGATCAGCTGGTCTCGGCCACCGTCGTGGCGGACTCGTTTGGGTGCATGCGCCGGGCCGTGCTCCAAGACCGTGTCAAGGCGACGAGCgaggcctcgccgcctctcgtGTACGGGACCATCCTCCACGAGATCTTCCAGGAGGCCCTGCTCGCGAACCAGTGGGACCTCCCGTACCTGGCCAAGCTCATCGACCGAATTACCGAGAAGCACGTTGAGGACCTCTACACGATCAAGGTCGGCATGCCGTCGGCACGAGAGCACCTCCAGTCGAAGATGACGGAGCTGAGCTACTGGGCAAAGACCTTTGTGtcgtcgcagccgcag ACCGACGCCATGGTCGAGGATCGCAACGGCAAAAAGGCCAACATGGCCATCaccaagctgctcgacgttgaGGAGCACGTGTGGTCGCCCATGTACGGGCTCAAGGGCAACATTGATGCCACCGTCGAGGTCATCATGGTGGACGggaagcagaagaagacgtTGACGGTCCCGTTCGAGgtcaagacgggcaagcaCGCCAACAGCAACCACATGGCGCAGACGGCCCTGTACACCCTGCTGCTCTCGGACCGGTACGACATCGAGATCGCTTGCGGCATCCTGTATTACATGGAGACGTCCAAGACGATGCGGATCCCGGCGGTGCGACACGAGCTGCGGCACATGATTATGCAGCGGAACCAGCTGGCCTGCTACATCCGCGAGCGGAGCGTCCAGCTGCCTCCCATGCTTAAGAGCAAGCACATGTGCGGCAGGTGCTACGCCAAGACGTCGTGCTTCACCTACCACcggctggccgacgacggagacggcgagtCGAGTGGCATGGGCGAAAAGTttgacgaggtcgtcaaGCACCTCACGCCAACGCATCAAGAGTTCTTCATCAAGTGGGAGAACCTCTTGACCAAGGAAGAGAAGGAATCACAAAAGACGAAGCGGGAACTGTGGACCATGACGAgcgtcgagcgcgagaagAAGTCGCGATGCTTCGCCGACGTCATCATCGAGGAGGGCTCTGCGTCCGTCGACACGGACAACCCCCGTATCAACCGCTTCCACTACACCTTTGTCAAACGCGAGCACCCGGCCGGCTTTTCGTTCCTCGAGTCGGAGCTGGCCGTTGGCGAGCCCATCGTGGTGTCGGATGAGGACGGACACTTTGCCCTGGCCATCGGCTACGTGACGGCCGTGCGCAGGCAGCGGATAAgcgtggccgtcgacagACGACTGCACAACGCTCGCATTAGGCAACCTGGGTTCGACGAGGCAGACAACCAGGTCTTTGCTAGCATCATggacgtggcggccgagggagCGCCGGCGGATCAGACCCAAggcaagatcaaggagcCGCCGATCCGGTACCGGCTGGACCAGGACGAGTTCAGCAACGgcatggcgacggtgaggaACAACCTGGTGCAGATGATGGCCAACGATGTgccgaccgcgccgcgcaTACGGAGCCTGATTGTCGAcctggccgcgccgcggTTCAAAACGGCGCCGACGCAGTACACCATCTCGGACCAGGGCAGCCTCAACGTCGACCAGAAGAGGGCCATCGAAAAGGTCATGAGCGCCGAGGACTATGCGCTCGTGCTGGGCATGCCCGGcacgggcaagacgacgacgattgcGCACATTATCCGCGCGCTCGTGTCCCAGGGCAAGACGGTGCTGCTCACgtcgcacacgcacacggcCGTCGACAACATATTACTCAAGCTCAAGACGGACAGGATCCCCATCTTGCGTCTGGGGGCCCCGGCCAAGGTGCATCCCGAGGTGCAGGACTTTGCGCATCTCGCGGGCCAGCCCAAGAAGACGTTTGAGGAGATCAAGGAGGCCTGGCACGGGACGCccgtggtggcgacgacgtgcctgGGCATCAACCACCCCGTCTTCCTGGAGCGGTCATTCGACTACtgcatcgtcgacgaggcgtcgcAGATCACGCTGCCCATCTGCGCGGGGCCGATCCGCATGGCCAAGGCGTttgtgctcgtcggcgaccacAACCAGCTGCCACCGGTGGTGCGCAacgaggaggcgcgcgagggcggcctcgacgtgaGCCTCTTCAAGCTCCTGTCGGACGCGCACCCGCAGTCGGTGGTCAACCTCGAGCACCAGTACCGCATGTGCGAGGACATTATGACGCTGAGCAACACGCTCATCTACGAGGgcaggctgcgctgcggctACGACGCCCTGCGCAGGCGCAAGCTCGAGGTGCCTCGCATCGGCGCGCTCAGCCACGTGCActacgacgccgcctcggcctcgctgcccggCACGCCGCGGTCGTTTTGCAccggcccggcggcggcggtggcgacgcggTGCTGGCTGCACGACCtcgtggacggcgaggcgcgggtgCGCTTCGTCAACACGGACACGATCCGGCCGCTGGtgcgcgaggaggcgcagggcaAGCGCATCGTCAACCCGGCCGAGGTGCGCATCGTgtcgcagctcgtcgagagcctcctgacggcgggcgtgccCGCCAGCGAGGTGGGCGTCATGACGCACTACCGCGCGCAGCTCtcgcgcctgcgcgaccggctccggggggcggcgggggccgtCGAGATGCACACGACGGACCGCTTCCAGGGCCGCGacaaggaggtggtggtgctcaGCCTGGTGCGCAGCAACGAggccggcagcatcggcgaCCTGCTCAAGGACTGGCGCAGGATCAACGTGGCCTTTACCCGCGCCAAGACgaagctcctcgtcgtcggcagcctcggcaccctcaagggcagcggcagggaggagaagaacaTGCTCAgccgcttcgtcgccctcaTGGAGGAGCGCGACTGGGTCTACGACCTGccgcccgacgccctcgacagcCACCGCTTCGACGAGCTGGGCACGCAGCCCGCCTGTCGGTCGCCCCCCAAGAggccgtcgcagcagcagcagcagcagcaacccaAGAAAGTCACCACTAACCAcaagaccaccaccaccaccaccaccacgacgggcgcgtacggcggcggctcgcagcaggacaaggagaacCGCCGGCCATCGCCCAAGAAGGCACGTATCGGGGAAAGGGCGCTCCTCAGGGGAAAGCTCATCACGCGGGATATACTCAACGAAATGACAAACGGCGCATACTAG
- a CDS encoding uncharacterized protein (EggNog:ENOG503P3WV) → MDNPNPNAGAGGGGGSGSGSDPQQQQQQHAMSRAEYSRNVRAAIEEKRQQALHNRQRFEPIVHEQLQRLLRDYQPPLYARLRGFGREQTLALAESTVSSLAAANRRAFSDAETQALAEHFVDSIHTMLVWKWAMTGLAAYMTYRGRNTWRFPFLRPKMNGRLLPSPVTGGPLVKVMWHSARFVAYYGAIWVLGEPIFQGANFMRYRAAMEQDPRLAAMLRDGKARAQEVFDQVSHGQAGGGGVPSDRYGSSGDQYGGGGGDQYGNSGEQYGEQWNSESQPQRPTASIPARAQSAWTQYRSPETQSQQPQPSAPQQDSWDSFSDVDDASPVAPTAQGQQDASANYGGGSAWDRVRQQAQYQPKRGPQQQQQQQQQQPQQSWQAPQGTGGWASEDDASPQRGSRDSYSFSNADEERALAKSQAQREFDQLLERERRGTDQEQGSSSSWGRRR, encoded by the coding sequence ATGGACAACCCGAaccccaacgccggcgccggcggcggtggcggtagCGGTAGCGGTAGCGatccgcagcagcagcagcagcaacacgcCATGAGCCGCGCCGAGTACTCGCGCaacgtccgcgccgccatcgaggagaAGCGGCAGCAGGCGCTCCACAACCGGCAGCGCTTCGAGCCCATCGTGcacgagcagctgcagcgcctgctgcgcgactACCAGCCCCCGCTGTAcgcgcgcctgcgcggcTTCGGGCGCGAGCAgacgctcgccctcgccgagtcgaccgtctcgtcgctcgccgccgccaaccgccGCGCCTTTAGCGACGCGGAGacgcaggccctcgccgagcactTCGTCGACAGCATCCACACCATGCTCGTCTGGAAGTGGGCCATgacgggcctcgccgcctacATGACCTACCGCGGCCGCAACACCTGGCGCTTCCCCTTCCTGCGCCCCAAGATGaacggccgcctgctgcccagCCCCGTCACCGGCGGGCCCCTCGTCAAGGTCATGTGGCACTCGGCGCGCTTCGTCGCCTACTACGGCGCCATCTgggtcctcggcgagcccaTCTTCCAGGGCGCCAACTTCATGCGctaccgcgccgccatggagcagGACCCGCGCCTGGCCGCGATGCTgcgcgacggcaaggcccGCGCGCAGGAGGTCTTTGACCAGGTGTCGcacggccaggccggcggcggcggcgtaccGAGTGACCGATACGGAAGCTCCGGGGATCAgtatggcggcggcggcggtgaccaGTACGGCAACTCAGGCGAGCAATACGGCGAGCAGTGGAACTCCGAGTCGCAGCCACAGcgcccgacggccagcaTACCCGCCCGAGCCCAATCCGCTTGGACACAATACCGCTCCCCCGAGACGCagtcgcagcagccgcagccatcGGCCCCGCAGCAAGACTCCTGGGACTCCTTCTCCGACGTAGACGACGCCTCGCCCGTAGCCCCCACCGCGCAGGGCCAGCAGGACGCCTCCGCCAactacggcggcggctccgcaTGGGACCGCGTCCGGCAGCAGGCCCAGTATCAGCCGAAGCgcggcccgcagcagcagcaacaacagcaacagcaacagccccAACAATCGTGGCAGGCACCACAGGGCacgggcggctgggccagcgaggacgacgccagcCCGCAGCGCGGCTCCAGGGACAGCTACTCGTTCTccaacgccgacgaggaacgTGCCTTGGCCAAGAGCCAGGCGCAGAGGGAGTTTGACCAATTACtcgagcgggagcggcgcgGGACGGATCAGGAGCAAgggtcgtcatcatcgtgggGGAGAAGGAGGTAG